The Humulus lupulus chromosome 4, drHumLupu1.1, whole genome shotgun sequence genome has a window encoding:
- the LOC133832890 gene encoding intermembrane lipid transfer protein VPS13-like encodes MEMKLVEKAQQLKSEVSVELDRLALYLDSDIIPWHIDKPWEDLLPSEWVQVFRYGTKEGKPADRIVKQHTYILEPITGNAKYTKLRANELAMSDQPLENATVNLDDVILCLSKDGYKDMLKLADNFSAFNQRLKYAHFRPHVSMKSDPRSWWKYAYRAISKKVKKGRNLSSLQ; translated from the exons ATGGAAATGAAGCTGGTAGAGAAGGCTCAACAATTAAAGTCTGAAGTG tCTGTTGAACTTGACCGACTTGCACTTTATCTGGATTCTGATATAATCCCATGGCATATTGACAAGCCATGGGAGGATTTGCTTCCTTCTGAGTGGGTCCAG GTTTTTAGATATGGCACTAAAGAAGGCAAACCTGCTGATAGAATTGTCAAACAACACACTTATATTCTGGAACCAATTACAGGAAATGCAAAGTATACAAAGCTAAGGGCAAATGAATTGGCTATGAGTGATCAACCTTTGGAGAATGCAACAGTGAATTTGGATGATGTCATTCTCTGTTTATCAAAG GATGGATACAAGGATATGTTAAAACTAGCTGATAACTTTTCTGCCTTTAATCAACGCTTAAAATATGCGCATTTTCGTCCACATGTTTCCATGAAATCTGATCCTCGTTCTTGGTGGAAGTATGCTTATAGAGCTATATCTAAAAAAGTGAAGAAGGGAAG AAATTTATCTTCATTGCAGTGA